From the genome of Blastocatellia bacterium, one region includes:
- a CDS encoding outer membrane lipoprotein carrier protein LolA: MRGPRMTVKRWMSTVVGIALALLSAPPSRSRGAPDSGMAVTPILERMAQAVRQMQTLRAALSQEKFYAQLGLKDPPERGVLYMKRKGERNLSLRIEINVPEKRIITIRDNHFMLYQPRINQVIEGTIDRHSLRAAAGFLAYLFHGLAQAAEDYEITLVGQETIEGRRLSHLVLTPKPNRRGLYRRVDLWVDHQLWLPIVQKIVESNRDETLLKLDDVRLNVSLPDHLFVQKLPPGVQRVRG, from the coding sequence ATGAGGGGGCCACGGATGACAGTGAAGCGATGGATGAGCACCGTCGTAGGAATAGCGCTCGCTCTGTTGAGCGCTCCTCCTTCGCGGAGCCGCGGAGCGCCGGACTCGGGCATGGCGGTCACCCCGATTCTGGAACGGATGGCGCAAGCTGTGCGGCAAATGCAGACGCTACGCGCTGCGCTCAGTCAAGAGAAGTTTTACGCACAGCTCGGCTTGAAAGATCCTCCCGAAAGGGGCGTTCTCTACATGAAGCGAAAGGGTGAGCGGAACCTTTCCCTCCGCATCGAGATCAACGTCCCTGAGAAACGGATCATTACGATCCGAGACAACCACTTCATGCTCTATCAGCCCCGGATCAATCAGGTGATCGAAGGGACCATTGATCGCCACTCGCTACGCGCCGCCGCCGGTTTCCTCGCCTATCTCTTCCATGGCCTTGCTCAAGCTGCCGAGGATTATGAGATCACCCTCGTCGGGCAGGAGACGATCGAAGGCCGTCGCCTTTCGCATCTGGTCCTCACCCCGAAGCCGAATCGACGTGGCCTCTATCGCCGCGTTGACCTCTGGGTGGATCACCAACTTTGGCTGCCCATTGTGCAGAAGATCGTCGAATCCAACCGCGATGAGACGCTCCTCAAGCTCGACGATGTGAGACTCAACGTGAGCCTCCCCGACCACCTCTTTGTGCAAAAGCTCCCGCCGGGCGTGCAACGGGTCAGAGGGTGA
- a CDS encoding peptidoglycan-binding protein — protein sequence MKPTARFAVSSLLLLLLAIPMGEWRQGEETLAQSRQNAPSATSAARSKAQGSRTSAVRSRSASARNRRLTRQRARASARRRTVRRLVLRPGKLIPRERVREIQLALIERGFLEGPPTGVYDARTVEAMKRFQQAEGIEVTGYPTAHALYRLGLHPAASSDGSATSPAHRSPPPS from the coding sequence GTGAAACCCACGGCTCGATTCGCAGTGAGCAGCCTGCTGTTGCTTCTTCTAGCGATCCCGATGGGGGAATGGCGCCAGGGAGAAGAAACGCTCGCTCAAAGCCGACAGAATGCGCCCTCGGCAACGTCGGCGGCTCGCTCAAAGGCACAAGGCTCGCGAACGTCGGCTGTGCGCTCGCGCTCGGCTTCAGCGCGGAACCGACGTCTCACCAGGCAACGCGCTCGCGCCTCCGCGCGCCGACGAACAGTGCGTCGCCTCGTCTTGCGTCCTGGAAAGTTGATCCCGCGCGAGCGCGTGCGCGAGATCCAATTGGCCCTCATCGAGCGGGGATTCTTAGAAGGCCCACCGACGGGCGTCTACGACGCGCGGACCGTGGAGGCGATGAAGCGGTTTCAGCAAGCGGAGGGCATCGAGGTGACCGGGTATCCGACGGCGCACGCGCTCTACCGATTGGGACTCCATCCGGCAGCGTCATCCGACGG
- the hutI gene encoding imidazolonepropionase → MADPKTARPLFLHSAAQVVTLAGPNRPRVGRELEELGIIENGAILIENGIIVAVGPTNALESALPRDVVRWDARGMVVLPGFVDAHTHLVFAGDRVEEFQWRMRGLSYEEIARRGGGIWTTVRQTRAASEDALLEIARHRLRWFLEHGTTTIEVKSGYGLSREEELKILRVIRRLREEGPLDIVPTLLAAHVVPEEFVGDRSAYIRMIVEELLPEVAREGLAEYHDVFCDAGAFTVDEARILMEAARAHGLKLRLHAEQLARSGAARLAAEFRARTADHLEKITDEDIAALAEAGVMAVLLPGACFHLGRHEYPPARKLIEAGVPVVLATDFNPGTSPTPSMPMILALACTQMKLTPAEAIAAATINAAYSLDRGHQVGSLEIGKRADLVLFEASDYRQIPYFFGVNLVRAVFIQGRVVYERKVEVR, encoded by the coding sequence ATGGCTGATCCGAAGACAGCGCGACCATTGTTCCTCCACTCGGCGGCTCAGGTGGTGACGCTCGCCGGACCGAACCGACCGCGCGTCGGTCGAGAGCTGGAAGAGCTGGGCATCATCGAGAACGGCGCCATATTAATCGAGAACGGGATCATCGTCGCCGTCGGGCCGACGAATGCCTTAGAATCCGCGCTTCCCCGTGATGTAGTGCGATGGGACGCACGTGGCATGGTCGTGCTGCCGGGCTTCGTCGATGCCCACACACATCTGGTTTTCGCTGGCGATCGGGTCGAGGAGTTCCAATGGCGAATGCGCGGCTTGAGTTATGAGGAGATTGCCCGTCGAGGAGGGGGCATTTGGACGACCGTCCGTCAGACGCGCGCTGCGTCAGAAGATGCGCTCCTGGAGATCGCGCGCCATCGCCTTCGGTGGTTCCTCGAACACGGGACGACGACAATCGAAGTCAAAAGCGGATATGGCTTGAGCCGAGAGGAGGAGTTGAAGATCTTGCGCGTGATCCGACGGCTTCGTGAGGAGGGTCCCTTGGACATCGTCCCCACGCTTCTGGCCGCTCATGTCGTTCCCGAGGAATTTGTCGGCGATCGCTCGGCTTACATTCGGATGATCGTGGAAGAGCTTCTGCCGGAGGTCGCGCGCGAGGGCCTAGCGGAGTATCACGATGTCTTTTGCGACGCAGGCGCGTTCACGGTAGATGAGGCCCGCATCTTGATGGAGGCTGCACGGGCTCATGGATTGAAGCTACGTCTTCACGCGGAACAACTCGCACGCTCGGGCGCGGCGCGCTTGGCCGCTGAGTTTCGCGCGCGGACGGCGGATCACTTAGAGAAGATCACGGACGAAGACATCGCCGCCTTGGCAGAGGCTGGAGTGATGGCCGTTCTTCTCCCCGGGGCATGCTTTCATCTCGGCCGACACGAGTATCCTCCGGCGCGGAAGCTCATCGAGGCGGGCGTTCCCGTCGTCCTCGCAACAGACTTCAATCCGGGGACATCCCCCACGCCGAGCATGCCGATGATCCTCGCGCTCGCCTGCACGCAGATGAAACTAACGCCGGCCGAGGCGATCGCCGCGGCGACGATCAATGCTGCCTATAGCCTCGATCGCGGTCATCAAGTGGGATCGCTCGAAATCGGCAAGCGAGCCGATCTCGTCCTCTTCGAAGCATCGGATTATCGCCAAATCCCGTATTTCTTCGGCGTGAATTTGGTGCGGGCTGTCTTCATCCAAGGCCGCGTGGTGTACGAGCGGAAGGTGGAAGTAAGGTGA
- a CDS encoding ABC transporter permease, whose amino-acid sequence MRHSFVLANILARPTRTIASMLGIALGVVLILVTVGLARGILYETGQREKNVGAEIIFQSAGTLGASITATPLALPIAYTKRLKEIEGVRAVTPVGRYIRSGAGGIGFEMLEGIADQPTEDYTTYAAISGIRIVEGRPMQSDDEIIVDRHYATTKKIAPGARVELLNHTFTVAGIYEPESGARVKMRLSKMQQLLGAEGKCSSILVKCFDPNEQERVAERIEAALPGNQIIFTRDIPSYYDRGIPSLNVFLRVVVGLALTVSALVILLAMYTSVTERTREIGILKSLGASRRFIIAAIEKEALAISALGVAVGYVLSFLTKAGIMRYTSLIVRFEWSWLLVATLVGLLAGALGALYPAVRAARQDPVRALAYE is encoded by the coding sequence ATGCGGCACAGCTTCGTCTTAGCGAATATCCTGGCGCGCCCGACGCGGACGATCGCGAGCATGCTGGGGATCGCCTTGGGCGTCGTGCTCATCTTGGTGACCGTCGGATTGGCGCGCGGGATCCTTTATGAGACGGGACAACGGGAGAAGAACGTCGGCGCGGAGATCATCTTCCAATCGGCCGGGACGCTGGGAGCGAGCATCACGGCGACGCCGCTGGCTCTGCCCATCGCATATACCAAACGCCTGAAGGAAATCGAGGGCGTGCGCGCCGTCACTCCCGTTGGGCGCTATATCCGTAGCGGGGCGGGGGGGATTGGCTTCGAGATGCTCGAAGGCATCGCGGATCAGCCCACTGAAGACTATACGACCTATGCGGCCATCAGCGGCATTCGCATCGTCGAGGGGCGCCCCATGCAGAGTGACGATGAGATCATCGTGGATCGTCATTACGCGACGACGAAGAAAATCGCTCCAGGGGCGCGCGTGGAACTCCTCAATCACACGTTCACAGTCGCCGGCATCTACGAGCCCGAGAGCGGCGCGCGGGTGAAGATGCGGCTCTCGAAGATGCAACAGTTGCTCGGCGCTGAGGGGAAATGCTCCTCCATCCTCGTGAAATGCTTCGACCCGAACGAGCAGGAGCGCGTCGCCGAGCGCATCGAAGCCGCGTTGCCCGGGAATCAAATCATCTTCACGCGCGACATCCCGAGTTATTACGATCGTGGGATCCCTTCCCTCAACGTCTTCCTCCGCGTCGTCGTGGGCCTGGCGCTCACTGTCAGCGCGCTCGTCATCTTGCTGGCCATGTATACGTCCGTCACCGAGCGCACGCGCGAGATCGGCATTTTGAAATCGCTCGGCGCCTCGCGCCGCTTCATCATCGCGGCGATCGAGAAGGAGGCGTTGGCGATCAGCGCCCTAGGCGTCGCCGTTGGATACGTCCTCTCGTTCCTCACGAAAGCGGGCATCATGCGCTATACCTCGCTCATCGTGCGGTTCGAGTGGTCGTGGCTTCTCGTCGCGACGCTCGTGGGGTTGCTTGCGGGCGCCCTGGGCGCCCTGTATCCGGCCGTGCGCGCTGCCCGTCAGGATCCCGTCCGAGCGCTCGCGTATGAATGA
- a CDS encoding trypsin-like peptidase domain-containing protein: MEQMSGVGPSSRWGAWPRWTMPIGLSLSVILGIGVGVWISGGTSARQSARPLHVSESHVPPTGALATALALSDAFAQVARQVEPAVVHIETEAARASRRSEDPFDFFFGPRGRPRRGTGSGVIVDPEGYILTNYHVIRGASTIRVKTFEGKTYTPEVIGVDPETDLAVIKISRSEPFPYARMGDSNKLRVGDWVLAIGSPFGLEQTVTAGIISAKDRITDGENAPFQRFLQTDAAINPGNSGGPLVNLRGEVIGINTQISTSTGYFNGVGFALPSALAVEVYNQLVQRGRVARGYLGVYVKPVSPQIARLNGLKEPQGALVESVTDPESPAAHAGLQTGDIIVEIDGEPVRDSRDLTRRVASMDVGRTVRLKYIRNGREHVTSVKLGVRPSLADRREEPLREEPRDKNAQPPEEKKSSGPPRLGATLEPVTPHVAEVLKLGAVRGAVVGEIEEESFAETLGLMPGDVILSINRVEVRGPEDVKRVFEGLKSGDDVVMIVARAHRGLGPNRSVLSGTIP, translated from the coding sequence ATGGAGCAGATGTCAGGTGTCGGTCCTTCGTCCCGATGGGGGGCGTGGCCACGATGGACGATGCCCATCGGCTTGAGCCTGAGTGTGATCCTTGGCATCGGCGTCGGAGTGTGGATCTCCGGGGGGACTTCAGCCCGACAATCGGCGCGACCGCTTCACGTGAGTGAGAGCCATGTCCCGCCGACGGGAGCACTGGCGACGGCGCTCGCCCTCTCGGACGCATTCGCGCAAGTCGCGCGTCAGGTCGAGCCGGCTGTCGTCCATATTGAGACGGAAGCCGCGCGAGCGAGTCGGCGATCGGAGGATCCCTTCGATTTCTTCTTCGGGCCGCGCGGACGGCCACGTCGCGGGACGGGATCGGGGGTGATCGTGGACCCAGAGGGGTATATCCTCACTAATTACCACGTCATTCGCGGCGCTTCGACAATTCGGGTCAAGACCTTCGAGGGCAAGACCTATACGCCGGAGGTGATCGGCGTGGATCCGGAGACGGATCTGGCCGTGATCAAGATCTCGCGGAGCGAGCCCTTCCCCTATGCGCGCATGGGCGATTCGAACAAGTTGCGCGTCGGCGATTGGGTGCTGGCCATCGGCAGTCCATTCGGGTTGGAGCAGACGGTCACAGCGGGAATCATCAGTGCGAAGGATCGCATCACCGATGGGGAGAACGCCCCGTTCCAACGCTTCCTGCAAACGGATGCGGCGATCAATCCTGGGAATTCCGGCGGGCCGCTCGTCAATTTGAGGGGGGAGGTCATCGGCATCAACACGCAGATTTCGACCAGCACCGGATATTTCAACGGGGTGGGATTCGCGCTCCCATCGGCCTTGGCCGTCGAGGTCTATAATCAATTGGTCCAGCGCGGCCGCGTCGCGCGGGGGTATTTGGGCGTCTATGTGAAGCCGGTATCGCCGCAGATCGCGCGTCTGAATGGCTTGAAAGAACCACAGGGCGCACTCGTCGAAAGCGTGACCGATCCGGAGAGTCCGGCCGCGCATGCTGGCTTGCAGACGGGCGACATCATCGTGGAGATTGATGGTGAGCCCGTTCGGGATAGTCGCGATCTCACGCGGCGCGTGGCTTCGATGGACGTCGGACGTACGGTGCGGTTGAAGTACATCCGCAATGGGCGCGAGCATGTCACCAGCGTCAAGCTCGGCGTTCGTCCGTCGCTTGCGGATCGTCGTGAGGAGCCATTGCGAGAAGAGCCGCGCGATAAGAACGCTCAGCCACCGGAGGAGAAGAAGTCATCCGGACCGCCGCGCTTGGGGGCGACATTAGAGCCGGTGACGCCGCATGTGGCCGAGGTTCTCAAGCTCGGGGCCGTTCGCGGGGCCGTCGTCGGTGAGATCGAGGAGGAGAGCTTCGCTGAGACCCTCGGCCTCATGCCGGGCGATGTGATCCTCTCCATCAATCGCGTGGAAGTTCGAGGTCCGGAGGACGTCAAGCGAGTCTTCGAGGGGTTGAAATCGGGCGACGATGTGGTGATGATCGTCGCGCGCGCCCATCGGGGGCTTGGCCCAAATCGTTCGGTGCTCTCGGGGACGATCCCGTAG
- a CDS encoding phosphotransferase, producing the protein MSNPGERKERAHCIEEAVRAYAARVFGLDPCRVRAKKLAGDASLRQYFRVYLPDGRHYVVARYPEPFDPTTHPYCDVTALFLKAGLPVPTIFDADGERGMMLLEDLGDVRLQDWLPTARPDEQRAAYREAIQLILRIQGATRLADECGSIAARLAFDVEKLDWELRFFFSNFFEKYLGLSLAPGQTERLHAEFLEIAAELAAIPRVLTHRDFHSRNLMWYRGRLYIIDHQDARLGPPSYDLASLLGDPYVELDDALIEAMIEFFLEEKSRAEATWGQVERRAAFRRELDLMALQRLLKATGTYAYQAAVVGNPVYKPYIPRALQRAARALFRLGRFPALRKTFEEIIAPALLERVAMEANRQ; encoded by the coding sequence ATGTCCAATCCGGGCGAGCGAAAGGAGCGTGCGCATTGTATTGAGGAAGCCGTGCGCGCGTATGCCGCGCGCGTCTTTGGTCTCGATCCCTGCCGCGTTCGAGCGAAGAAGTTGGCCGGCGATGCCTCGCTGCGACAGTATTTCCGCGTTTACCTGCCGGATGGGCGCCATTACGTCGTCGCGCGCTACCCTGAACCGTTCGATCCGACCACGCACCCCTATTGCGACGTGACGGCTCTCTTCCTCAAAGCCGGACTCCCCGTACCAACGATCTTTGATGCTGACGGCGAGCGCGGGATGATGCTTCTGGAAGATCTCGGTGATGTCCGATTGCAAGATTGGCTCCCAACGGCGCGCCCCGATGAGCAACGAGCAGCGTATCGGGAAGCTATTCAATTGATCCTTCGGATTCAAGGAGCGACGCGCTTGGCCGACGAATGCGGGTCAATAGCTGCGCGCCTAGCCTTCGATGTGGAGAAGTTGGATTGGGAGCTGCGCTTCTTCTTCTCGAATTTTTTCGAGAAGTATCTTGGCCTCTCGCTCGCTCCCGGACAGACGGAGCGCTTGCACGCGGAATTCCTGGAGATCGCTGCGGAGTTGGCAGCGATTCCGCGTGTGCTGACGCATCGGGATTTCCACTCTCGGAACTTGATGTGGTATCGAGGTCGGCTTTACATCATTGACCATCAGGACGCACGCTTGGGGCCGCCCAGTTATGATCTCGCCTCGCTGCTCGGCGATCCGTATGTGGAGCTGGACGATGCCCTCATCGAAGCGATGATCGAGTTCTTCCTGGAGGAAAAATCCCGCGCGGAGGCGACGTGGGGACAGGTCGAGCGACGCGCGGCCTTTCGCCGGGAGCTGGATTTGATGGCCCTGCAGCGACTCCTGAAAGCGACGGGCACGTATGCGTATCAAGCGGCCGTGGTAGGGAATCCCGTCTACAAGCCATATATCCCGCGAGCGCTCCAGCGGGCCGCGCGCGCCCTCTTTCGGCTGGGACGCTTTCCCGCGCTTCGGAAGACGTTTGAAGAGATCATCGCGCCCGCCCTCTTGGAGCGAGTGGCAATGGAGGCGAATCGCCAATGA
- a CDS encoding ABC transporter ATP-binding protein yields the protein MSVILKTVDLHMIYRTGKVGVHALRGVNLEVERGEFVAIMGPSGCGKSTLLHIIGGLLTPTSGQVYVDGIEITSLSDAERTELRRRKIGFVFQRLNLFPTLTVEGNLRLAERIYYNGTRNIEGDPERRRQILRLLGLEDKLNHKPNELSGGEQQRVAIARAIINRPAIILADEPTGSLDSENSQIVLRMLKELNAQFGQTIVMITHNPEAAAMANRIIHMRDGKIIVP from the coding sequence ATGTCGGTCATTCTGAAGACTGTGGACCTGCACATGATCTACCGCACGGGCAAAGTCGGCGTCCACGCCCTGCGAGGCGTGAACTTGGAAGTCGAGCGGGGGGAGTTCGTCGCCATCATGGGACCTTCCGGTTGCGGCAAGTCCACGCTCTTGCACATCATCGGTGGATTGCTCACGCCCACGTCCGGCCAGGTCTACGTGGATGGGATCGAGATCACGAGCCTCTCGGATGCCGAGCGCACCGAACTCCGACGGCGCAAGATCGGCTTCGTCTTCCAACGCTTGAACCTCTTCCCCACCCTCACGGTCGAGGGGAATTTGCGACTCGCCGAACGCATTTACTACAACGGGACGCGCAACATCGAAGGCGATCCCGAACGCCGTCGTCAAATTCTCCGCCTGCTCGGGCTCGAAGATAAGCTGAACCATAAGCCGAATGAGCTGAGCGGCGGCGAACAGCAGCGCGTGGCCATCGCGCGCGCCATCATCAATCGCCCCGCCATCATCCTGGCCGATGAACCGACCGGCAGTCTCGATTCCGAGAATTCGCAGATCGTCCTCCGCATGCTCAAAGAACTCAACGCGCAGTTCGGCCAAACCATCGTGATGATCACCCACAATCCCGAAGCCGCCGCCATGGCCAATCGCATCATTCACATGCGCGACGGCAAGATCATCGTGCCGTGA
- a CDS encoding FG-GAP-like repeat-containing protein: protein MSWQTVRCLFPRIVALASLALLIGGAWFVRSARPVQSREDVAPAALDLQQGPDLALVGMTASDGITVNAVGQISGNINAIAADVNGDGMNDLLIGVPYNDGPDGARSNCGAVYIILGRPGQRLPLIRDLNAERPNVIIYGADPGDQLGYSLAAGDVNGDGVADVIIGAPFADGPNNARSNVGEVYVLFGGSSIAATSVRDLRSSSADVTIIGWGGPAGKNVQDEAGASVAVGDVNGDRIADIIIGAPGVKGPDGNRTTSPALGLPVSAGAIYVLFGSSRWTSPRDIGSNPAQPSADVVIYGRTSTVAQIYRVGEGLGQAVAVGDVNGDGIGDIIGGAPFYTAGNDVSQGRAYVFLGSRSPRNLRDTSRTGTDPQAPNATINGIDAADFLGSIVATGDVSGDGIDDLVIGVPQGSGPGNARPGSGEVYVLFGGSSLTGSRDLDRNPPDARFYGADPGDALGFSIAVGDWNGDGQRDLILAAPAADGPGNRRDGAGEIYIILGGASFLRGTVDFAETPPDPNLTIYGATIGDQVGFSLAAADLDRDGKADVIATSPFGDGPPEIRRPKAGVVYAIRGR from the coding sequence ATGTCCTGGCAAACAGTCCGATGCCTTTTCCCTCGCATTGTGGCGCTTGCGTCGCTCGCTCTTCTGATCGGCGGAGCGTGGTTCGTGCGTTCGGCGCGACCGGTCCAATCGCGTGAGGACGTCGCGCCCGCCGCCTTGGATCTTCAACAAGGACCGGATCTGGCTCTGGTCGGGATGACGGCGAGCGATGGGATCACGGTGAACGCTGTCGGTCAGATCTCCGGTAACATTAATGCTATCGCGGCCGATGTCAACGGCGATGGGATGAACGATCTCCTCATAGGCGTGCCATACAACGATGGACCGGATGGAGCACGATCCAACTGTGGAGCTGTCTACATCATCCTGGGACGACCGGGACAAAGGCTGCCGCTCATCCGAGACCTGAATGCTGAAAGACCAAATGTCATCATCTATGGGGCGGATCCAGGCGACCAACTGGGATATAGCCTCGCTGCTGGTGATGTCAATGGGGATGGCGTGGCTGATGTGATCATCGGCGCCCCATTTGCAGATGGGCCGAATAATGCTCGGTCGAACGTCGGTGAGGTCTATGTGCTCTTCGGTGGTTCTTCCATCGCCGCAACCTCTGTGCGCGATCTGCGTTCTTCTTCAGCGGATGTCACGATCATCGGATGGGGAGGCCCGGCAGGAAAGAACGTGCAGGATGAAGCGGGCGCATCTGTCGCTGTAGGTGATGTGAATGGGGATAGAATTGCGGACATCATCATTGGGGCTCCAGGCGTGAAAGGCCCAGATGGAAATCGAACGACGTCTCCGGCTCTTGGCCTTCCGGTCTCAGCGGGAGCGATTTATGTTCTCTTTGGCTCCTCCAGATGGACGTCTCCCAGGGACATCGGGAGCAATCCGGCTCAGCCATCGGCAGATGTCGTGATCTATGGCCGGACAAGCACGGTCGCCCAAATCTATAGAGTCGGCGAAGGCCTTGGACAGGCTGTGGCTGTGGGAGATGTCAATGGGGATGGGATTGGAGATATCATTGGAGGCGCACCTTTCTACACCGCGGGGAACGACGTCAGTCAAGGGCGAGCGTATGTCTTTTTGGGGAGTCGTTCCCCCCGGAATCTCCGCGATACCTCAAGGACAGGTACTGACCCCCAAGCCCCGAACGCTACGATTAATGGAATTGACGCCGCCGATTTTCTGGGAAGCATCGTCGCGACGGGCGATGTGAGTGGGGATGGCATAGATGATCTCGTCATCGGTGTTCCTCAAGGCTCTGGCCCAGGGAATGCACGCCCAGGCTCGGGAGAAGTCTACGTGCTTTTTGGGGGTAGCTCTCTGACAGGAAGTCGAGACCTCGATAGGAATCCACCTGACGCGCGTTTTTATGGTGCGGATCCTGGAGATGCCTTGGGCTTTTCCATCGCCGTGGGGGATTGGAACGGGGATGGCCAAAGGGATCTAATTTTGGCAGCTCCGGCAGCCGATGGGCCGGGAAACCGACGGGATGGAGCCGGCGAGATTTACATCATTCTCGGTGGAGCGAGTTTCTTGCGCGGCACGGTGGATTTCGCGGAAACGCCGCCTGATCCGAATTTGACGATCTACGGCGCGACGATTGGGGATCAGGTGGGATTCTCTCTTGCCGCCGCGGATCTGGATCGGGACGGGAAAGCGGACGTCATCGCGACGTCTCCATTTGGAGATGGTCCGCCGGAGATCCGGCGCCCAAAGGCCGGCGTGGTTTACGCCATCCGCGGCCGATAG
- a CDS encoding thioredoxin domain-containing protein, with amino-acid sequence MSEKRYTNRLIHETSLYLRQHAHNPVDWYPWGEEAFERARREDKPILLSIGYSACHWCHVMERESFENEEIARLMNENFINIKVDREERPDLDAIYMSAVQAMTGHGGWPLTVFLTPEGVPFYGGTYFPPVDRHGLPAFPRVLRAVAEAYRTRRQEIERAGQELLTHLQGLNAWEPSDRPLTSELLDAAYRALIEQFDATHGGFGRAPKFPAPMVLEFLLRVYLRTGDSYALEMVERTLTRMARGGIYDHLGGGFHRYATDAQWLIPHFEKMLYDNALLAHAYLAAYQLTRNSLYREIAEETLDYVRREMTDPQGGFYATQDADSEGEEGKFYVWTPDEIRAVLGEQEGEIVCRYFGVTEWGNFEGKNVLSVPRDPEVIARLEGLTVPELRAIIQRARRALWESREQRVKPTRDEKILAAWNGLMLRSFARAAIVLEREEYYHAARRNAEFLLTALRRDGALWHMFADGTAKIPAFQDDYACVIDGLLTLYEADFDPRWFREALALTEAMVERFWDAERGGFFSTSAEHADVPVRLKEAFDNATPSGNSVAAEVFLRLYRFTGDDAYWERAHAILRLFADPMRRHPYGFGRLLCALDLALASAQEIALVGDPDAPTTRAMRRVLSERYLPHAVIAFRRLEDDEAPRLIPLLRDREPLRGSDGRPAPCTAYVCQNFTCHQPVTRADELERLLPPIPSAKA; translated from the coding sequence ATGAGTGAGAAGCGATACACGAACCGATTGATCCACGAGACGAGTCTCTATCTGCGGCAACACGCCCATAATCCCGTGGATTGGTATCCATGGGGGGAGGAGGCCTTCGAGCGAGCGCGGCGCGAGGATAAGCCGATTCTCCTGAGTATCGGATACTCGGCCTGTCACTGGTGCCACGTCATGGAGCGCGAATCGTTCGAGAACGAAGAGATCGCGCGCTTGATGAACGAGAACTTCATCAACATCAAGGTGGATCGGGAGGAGCGGCCTGATCTGGACGCCATCTACATGAGCGCTGTCCAAGCGATGACGGGACATGGGGGATGGCCGCTGACCGTCTTTTTGACGCCTGAGGGCGTTCCCTTTTACGGGGGAACGTACTTCCCGCCGGTGGACCGGCACGGGTTGCCTGCTTTCCCTCGCGTGCTGCGCGCGGTTGCTGAAGCTTATCGCACGCGCCGTCAGGAGATCGAGCGCGCCGGGCAGGAGCTTCTGACGCATCTGCAGGGACTGAACGCTTGGGAGCCATCGGATCGTCCCTTGACGTCGGAATTACTTGATGCGGCCTATCGCGCCCTGATCGAACAGTTCGATGCCACGCACGGAGGATTCGGACGCGCCCCCAAATTCCCCGCGCCGATGGTCCTGGAATTTCTACTGCGCGTATATCTCCGCACGGGAGACAGCTACGCCTTGGAGATGGTCGAACGCACCCTCACGCGGATGGCACGCGGTGGGATTTACGATCACCTCGGCGGCGGATTCCACCGATACGCCACCGACGCGCAGTGGTTGATTCCGCATTTCGAGAAGATGCTCTACGACAATGCTCTCTTGGCGCACGCGTATCTGGCCGCCTATCAGCTGACGCGGAATTCGCTCTATCGGGAGATCGCCGAGGAGACCCTCGATTACGTCCGGCGGGAGATGACCGATCCGCAGGGAGGCTTTTATGCCACGCAGGACGCCGACAGCGAAGGCGAGGAGGGGAAATTCTACGTCTGGACGCCCGATGAGATTCGCGCCGTGCTGGGTGAGCAAGAGGGGGAGATCGTTTGCCGCTATTTCGGCGTCACCGAGTGGGGGAACTTCGAGGGGAAGAACGTCCTGAGCGTTCCGCGCGATCCTGAAGTGATCGCGCGTCTGGAAGGACTCACGGTTCCGGAATTGCGAGCGATCATCCAACGCGCTCGACGTGCGCTTTGGGAATCTCGGGAGCAGCGGGTGAAACCGACGCGCGATGAGAAGATCCTCGCGGCCTGGAATGGGCTCATGCTGCGCAGCTTCGCACGCGCGGCCATCGTGCTGGAGCGGGAGGAATACTATCACGCCGCCCGCCGAAATGCGGAGTTTCTGCTGACGGCGCTACGGCGCGACGGTGCCCTTTGGCACATGTTCGCTGACGGAACAGCGAAGATCCCGGCCTTTCAGGACGATTACGCGTGCGTGATTGATGGACTGCTCACTCTCTACGAGGCCGATTTCGACCCTCGATGGTTTCGAGAAGCGCTCGCGCTCACCGAGGCCATGGTGGAACGCTTTTGGGACGCAGAGCGCGGCGGTTTCTTCTCTACGAGTGCGGAGCATGCTGACGTGCCCGTGCGCTTGAAGGAGGCTTTCGACAATGCCACTCCGTCGGGGAACTCCGTGGCCGCCGAGGTTTTCCTCCGCCTTTATCGCTTCACCGGAGATGACGCTTACTGGGAGCGCGCGCATGCGATCCTTCGCCTCTTCGCCGATCCGATGCGGCGCCACCCCTACGGCTTCGGACGCTTGCTCTGCGCATTGGACCTCGCACTGGCCTCGGCGCAAGAGATCGCGCTCGTGGGGGATCCGGACGCGCCGACGACGCGCGCCATGCGACGCGTTCTCTCCGAACGCTATCTGCCCCACGCGGTCATCGCCTTCCGTCGCCTCGAAGACGACGAAGCACCGCGCCTCATCCCACTTCTGCGCGATCGCGAACCGCTTCGCGGGTCCGACGGACGTCCGGCTCCGTGCACGGCTTACGTGTGCCAGAACTTCACCTGCCACCAGCCAGTGACGCGCGCGGACGAGTTGGAACGCCTTTTGCCGCCCATCCCCTCAGCGAAGGCATGA